The DNA window CCCTGCATATCGAAAACCTCACCAAGACCTACAAAAACGGTTTTGTGGCACTCAAAGGCATTGACCTGAACGTTCAGCCGGGAGAGTTCTACGCCCTACTCGGACCCAATGGTGCGGGAAAATCCACCACCATCAGTATCATTGCCTCGTTGGTGAATAAATCAGGCGGTCGCGTGTCAATTTTCGGGCATGACATCGATACCGATCTTTATGCCGCCAAATGCTGTTTGGGTTTGGTCCCTCAGGAGTTCAACTTCAACGTGTTTGAGCCGGTTGGCGAGATCTTGGTCAATCAAGCGGGCTATTACGGGATCCCTCGGCGGGAGGCCTGGAATCGAGCTGAGCGCTGGCTGAAAAAACTCGAGCTTTGGGATAAACGCAAAGAGATCGCGCGTAACCTCTCGGGAGGCATGAAGCGGCGTTTGATGATTGCTAGAGCTTTGGTGCATGAACCCAAGCTGCTCATCTTGGATGAGCCCACCGCCGGCGTGGATATTGAGGTTCGGCGCACCATGTGGGACTTTCTGCGCGAAATCAATCAAGCTGGCGTCACCATCATCCTCACCACGCACTACCTCGAGGAAGCCGAGAGCCTATGCCGCAAGATTGGCATCATCGATCACGGCCAAATCATTGAAAACACCAGCATGAAAGCCCTGCTGGCCAAACTGAACACGGAAACCTTCATCCTCGATCTGGAACAGGCCCTGCCAGCCTTACCGAGGCTGGCGCATCCGCATCGCCTGCGGCAAATCGATGAGCGGACTTTGGAAGCCGATGTGGATAAAGACATCAGCCTCAACACCTTGTTTATCGATCTTCAGCAAAGCGGCATTCAAGTGAGCAGCATGCGCAATAAAAG is part of the Ectothiorhodosinus mongolicus genome and encodes:
- a CDS encoding ABC transporter ATP-binding protein, with product MTPALHIENLTKTYKNGFVALKGIDLNVQPGEFYALLGPNGAGKSTTISIIASLVNKSGGRVSIFGHDIDTDLYAAKCCLGLVPQEFNFNVFEPVGEILVNQAGYYGIPRREAWNRAERWLKKLELWDKRKEIARNLSGGMKRRLMIARALVHEPKLLILDEPTAGVDIEVRRTMWDFLREINQAGVTIILTTHYLEEAESLCRKIGIIDHGQIIENTSMKALLAKLNTETFILDLEQALPALPRLAHPHRLRQIDERTLEADVDKDISLNTLFIDLQQSGIQVSSMRNKSNRLEQLFLKMLDGSRNP